The nucleotide sequence AACATTACATTTAAATTGCTTGACAGCCTAGATAGCAAGATCAAAATCTGCGGTCTATCTTGTTCCGCCATATTCTTAAAGAAGTAATGAGCTTTATCGGCAACCTCAAcatgaatgcaaaagaaaagTATTGTGTAACTTAATATGTTATAATCAATGATATGTGTAATGTATAACTTAGTATAGATTTCGATACGGTATTGATATGTCagtgttatttttttaaataccaaatatcaTACTTGACAccgatttttttcaaaaacttaacCCAATTGCCCTACCAACTAAAATATTGAATATCAAACACTAATGTTTTCGACTTCGGTACGACAGTTCTCTATTTCCCATATTATGCACACCCTACAATTACTTATAAAAAGGAAGTTGCCGATAGTTTGATTCTCAAGTTCTTATCTAAAAATTCATAATGGTTTTTCCCATAGAAGCCTTTGTAGGACTAGTAACCTTCACATTTCTCTTATACTTCCTATGGACAAAAAAATCTCAAAAACTTCCAAAACCCTTACCACCGAAAATCCCCGGAGGATGGCCGGTAATCGGCCATCTTTTTCACTTCAATAACGACGGCGACGACCGTCCATTAGCTCGAAAACTCGGAGACTTAGCTGATAAATACGGCCCCGTTTTCACTTTTCGGCTAGGTCTTCCCCTTGTGCTAGTTGTAAGCAGTTACGAAGCTATAAAAGATTGCTTCTCTACAAATGACGCCATTTTCTCCAATCGTCCAGCTTTTCTTTACGGCGAATACCTTGGCTACAATAATACAATGCTTTTTCTAGCAAATTACGGACCTTACTGGCGAAAAAATCGTAAATTAGTCATTCAGGAAGTTCTCTCTGCTAGTCGTCTCGAAAAATTCAAACAAGTGAGATTCACCAGAATTCAAACGAGCATTAAGAATTTATACACTCGAATTAATGGAAATTCGAGTACGATAAATCTAACTGATTGGTTAGAAGAATTGAATTTTGGTCTGATCGTGAAAATGATCGCTGGGAAAAATTATGAATCCGGTAAAGGAGATGAACAAGTGGAAAGATTTAAGAATGCGTTTAAGGATTTTATGGTTTTATCAATGGAATTTGTATTATGGGATGCATTTCCAATTCCATTATTTAAATGGGTGGATTTTCAAGGTCATATTAAGGCAATGAAAAGGACATTTAAGGATATAGATTCTGTTTTTCAGAACTGGTTAGAGGAACATattaataaaagagaaaaaatggagGTTGGTGCAGAAGGGAATGAACAAGATTTCATTGATGTGGTGCTTTCAAAATTGAGTAAAGAATATCTTGATGAAGGTTACTCTCGTGATACTGTCATTAAAGCAACAGTTTTTGTAAGTTCATCTGTCATTATTCATCTATTCAGTTTAATTTTTGGTTAATGGACAGGTTAATAATAATTTgaagcaacggtaaagttgtctctgtCTACAGGTTCGAGCCATGGAAGCAacaactaatgcttgcattagagtAGGTTGTCTGCATCATACCCCTTGGGTGTGGCTCTTCCTCGAACCCTATATGAATGCAGGATGTTTTGTGCACCAGATTGTCCTTTTTAGACTATCTAAATATTAAGGATGATTAttatatatagtaaaaatataGAATGATAAATGAAAACGATAGAAATTTTTTTGGGGTCCGCCTAATTTGGATTCGTAGCTTTGAAAGGTAAAACGATCGCTACCATTCGGGACTTCACTCTGGAGTTATATTTTGAGAGCCCTGATCGAGAATGGAAGAATATTTGTCACTCCACAACTTTTGACGTAAAAGATGAGATATATAACCTCTTATAATTGATTAAATCACGTTGATAGAATAAAACTTCTTTTACTCCCATTGAGCAtaacaaaaaagaaattaaaggGGCTTCTTCTCTTTGCTAGG is from Nicotiana tabacum cultivar K326 chromosome 18, ASM71507v2, whole genome shotgun sequence and encodes:
- the LOC107772019 gene encoding cytochrome P450 82C4-like, yielding MVFPIEAFVGLVTFTFLLYFLWTKKSQKLPKPLPPKIPGGWPVIGHLFHFNNDGDDRPLARKLGDLADKYGPVFTFRLGLPLVLVVSSYEAIKDCFSTNDAIFSNRPAFLYGEYLGYNNTMLFLANYGPYWRKNRKLVIQEVLSASRLEKFKQVRFTRIQTSIKNLYTRINGNSSTINLTDWLEELNFGLIVKMIAGKNYESGKGDEQVERFKNAFKDFMVLSMEFVLWDAFPIPLFKWVDFQGHIKAMKRTFKDIDSVFQNWLEEHINKREKMEVGAEGNEQDFIDVVLSKLSKEYLDEGYSRDTVIKATVFSLVLDAADTVALHINWGMTLLINNQNALMKAQEEIDTKVGKDRWVEESDIKDLVYLQAIVKKVLRLYPPGPLLVPHENVKDCVVSGYHIPKGTRLFANVMKLQRDPKLLSNPDKFDPERFIAGDIDFRGHHYEFIPFGSGRRSCPGMTYALQVEHLTMAHLIQGFNYKTPNDEALDMKEGAGITIRKVNPVELIITPRLAPELY